In a genomic window of Arachnia rubra:
- a CDS encoding glutamate-5-semialdehyde dehydrogenase: MDFRFQAMAARAASRQLATLTRDAKDDALRAMADSLASTGEQLLEANEADVSAAREAGTPEGVIDRLRLDAARIAAMAQGLRDVASLPDPVGDLVRGWRLGNGVEVRQVRVPFGVVGIIYENRPNVTADAAGLCLKSGNAALLRGSRSAIESNRVCVAALRTGLEAAGIDAHAVSLVEGGREVTGEMMAARGLVDVLIPRGGAGLIAAVVEGAKVPVIETGTGNCHLYVDASADVGKAMAVLLNAKTQRPSVCNAIETLLVHREIAGALLPRALDALKEAGVTVHGTPEVQVFGDDVMPAGADEFDSEYLSLDLAVKVVASLDEAIAHIRQHSTGHSETIIAESRASADRFVAEIDAAAVLVNTSSRFVDGGEFGFGAEIGISTQKLHARGPMGLPELTSTKYIINGDGQVRR, from the coding sequence ATGGATTTCCGGTTCCAAGCAATGGCTGCCCGCGCTGCCAGCCGGCAGCTGGCCACCCTGACCCGCGACGCGAAGGATGATGCGCTGCGTGCCATGGCCGACTCCCTGGCGTCGACCGGGGAGCAACTGCTGGAGGCCAACGAGGCCGATGTGTCGGCTGCACGCGAGGCCGGCACTCCAGAAGGTGTGATAGACCGGCTTCGCCTAGACGCGGCCAGGATCGCTGCGATGGCGCAGGGGCTACGGGATGTGGCCTCACTTCCCGACCCGGTGGGTGACCTGGTGCGTGGCTGGCGCCTGGGCAACGGCGTCGAGGTACGGCAAGTCCGGGTTCCTTTTGGCGTGGTCGGGATCATCTACGAGAACCGTCCGAATGTCACGGCCGATGCCGCAGGTCTGTGCCTGAAATCCGGCAACGCCGCGTTGCTGCGTGGCTCCAGGTCGGCCATCGAGTCGAACCGGGTGTGTGTGGCGGCACTGCGTACAGGCCTGGAGGCTGCTGGAATAGACGCCCATGCCGTCTCACTGGTCGAGGGCGGGCGTGAGGTCACCGGCGAGATGATGGCGGCCCGTGGACTGGTCGATGTGCTGATCCCTCGTGGTGGGGCTGGGCTCATAGCGGCGGTGGTTGAGGGCGCAAAGGTCCCGGTCATTGAGACCGGCACCGGTAACTGCCACCTCTACGTGGATGCATCGGCTGATGTCGGAAAGGCGATGGCGGTACTGCTCAACGCGAAGACGCAGCGTCCCAGCGTCTGCAACGCCATCGAGACGCTTCTGGTGCATCGCGAGATTGCTGGGGCGCTGCTTCCCCGGGCCCTCGATGCGCTCAAGGAGGCCGGGGTTACCGTCCACGGCACTCCTGAGGTACAGGTTTTCGGCGATGATGTGATGCCAGCCGGGGCGGATGAATTCGATTCCGAGTACCTTTCACTGGACCTGGCGGTGAAGGTGGTGGCCAGCCTCGATGAGGCCATCGCGCACATCAGGCAGCACAGCACAGGGCATTCCGAGACCATCATCGCGGAGTCCCGGGCCTCAGCAGACCGGTTCGTCGCTGAGATCGATGCTGCGGCCGTGCTGGTCAACACCTCCAGTCGTTTCGTCGACGGTGGTGAGTT
- the proB gene encoding glutamate 5-kinase, giving the protein MRAEVIAARRLVVKVGSSSLTGDQGHLDPERVKALASDIAALHNQGRRVALVTSGAIASALSPLSLNSRPRDLETQQAAAAVGQGILIRHYTEAFASHGLLVAQILLTAGDLQDGRSYRNALNTVSRLFRFGVVPVINENDTVATGEIRFGDNDRLAALTAHLIRADVLAIFSDVDGLYTAHPAEPQARLISRVHDLSALNIDTSTVGSRVGTGGMRTKVEAARIATAGGVTVLLAHFDQLAAVLRGEEAGTLFEAVGRRRPRRLLWLAHAADVCGVLRIDSGAVRAIIDGHASLLAAGVDSIERDFEAGDPLDITGPDHRLVARGLADCSTAELKKRMRDGGLAVHRDLLIEIS; this is encoded by the coding sequence ATGAGAGCTGAGGTCATAGCTGCGCGGCGCCTGGTGGTGAAGGTCGGCTCCTCGTCGCTCACAGGCGACCAAGGCCACCTGGATCCGGAGCGCGTCAAGGCATTGGCGTCGGATATCGCTGCACTGCACAACCAGGGCAGGCGAGTGGCGCTGGTGACATCCGGGGCGATCGCCTCGGCGCTCAGCCCGCTGTCTTTGAACAGCCGCCCCAGGGATCTCGAAACCCAGCAGGCCGCGGCCGCGGTGGGGCAGGGCATCCTGATCCGGCACTACACCGAGGCGTTTGCCTCGCACGGGCTGCTGGTGGCGCAGATACTGCTCACCGCGGGTGACTTGCAGGATGGGCGCAGCTACCGGAACGCACTGAACACCGTCTCCCGGCTCTTCCGGTTTGGGGTGGTGCCCGTGATCAACGAGAACGACACGGTGGCCACAGGGGAGATCCGCTTCGGTGACAACGACCGCCTAGCCGCGCTGACCGCTCACTTGATCCGGGCCGATGTCCTCGCAATCTTCAGCGACGTGGATGGCCTGTACACCGCTCACCCCGCTGAGCCGCAGGCACGGCTGATCTCTCGTGTCCATGACCTTTCCGCGCTGAACATAGACACATCCACAGTGGGTTCCCGCGTCGGTACCGGCGGGATGCGCACCAAGGTGGAGGCCGCCAGGATCGCGACCGCCGGGGGAGTGACGGTTCTGCTGGCCCACTTCGACCAGCTCGCCGCGGTACTGAGGGGCGAAGAGGCCGGCACCCTGTTCGAGGCTGTTGGACGCAGGCGACCTCGCCGGTTGCTCTGGCTGGCTCATGCAGCCGATGTCTGCGGTGTGCTGCGTATCGACTCAGGGGCCGTACGCGCGATCATCGACGGGCATGCCTCATTGCTTGCCGCCGGGGTCGACAGCATCGAGAGAGATTTTGAGGCCGGTGATCCCCTCGACATCACCGGGCCGGATCACAGACTCGTGGCCCGTGGGCTGGCTGACTGCTCCACCGCCGAACTCAAGAAACGGATGCGCGACGGCGGCCTGGCGGTGCACCGCGACCTGCTGATCGAGATCAGCTGA